A genomic region of Canis lupus baileyi chromosome 17, mCanLup2.hap1, whole genome shotgun sequence contains the following coding sequences:
- the LOC140608263 gene encoding guanylate cyclase soluble subunit beta-2-like, producing MIWMESVRCMAYVCSPKLRSLQELEQRRMHLSDIAPHDTTRDLILLNQQRLAEIELSNQLERKKEELRVLSRHLAIEKKKTETLLYAMLPEHVANQLKDGKKVAAGRAFPSRHGAP from the coding sequence ATGATCTGGATGGAGTCCGTGCGGTGCATGGCCTACGTGTGCTCCCCGAAGCTCCGCAGCCTGCAAGAGCTGGAGCAGCGCAGAATGCACCTGTCGGACATCGCGCCGCACGACACCACCAGGGATCTCATCCTCCTGAACCAGCAGCGCCTGGCTGAGATCGAGCTGTCCAACCAgctggagaggaagaaggaggagctGCGGGTCCTGTCCAGGCACCTGGccattgaaaagaagaaaaccgAGACCCTGCTGTACGCCATGCTGCCGGAACACGTGGCCAACCAGCTGAAGGACGGCAAAAAAGTCGCTGCAGGTAGAGCATTCCCTTCCCGTCACGGGGCCCCCTGA